A genomic segment from Mus musculus strain C57BL/6J chromosome 13, GRCm38.p6 C57BL/6J encodes:
- the Prl8a9 gene encoding prolactin-8A9 isoform 2 precursor (isoform 2 precursor is encoded by transcript variant 2), which yields MVLPLSQPHFCALLLLVVSNLLLWEKASAIPACMAQKSGCWNPLVETFNSAMQTAGTLRTLADQFYVELYHNQFSSGQFLIFNSNLIRRDETVARAGTYCHSTLSNPPDRGTEHADAETEKYLKTLINYVGAWIGPLYHVVIELNVMQDVPETILSKVRQIEENKRKLLEDLRWILTKVYPTAEMKEEFPAWEHLSFLKSQGKHYKLLAMFNLSNCIYNETYHILFYLRELKCQITGEDC from the exons GTGCACTCCTGCTGCTGGTGGTATCAAACTTGCTGCTGTGGGAGAAAGCTTCAGCAATTCCTGCATGTATGGCACAAAAGAGCGGCTGCTGGAACCCTCTCGTGGAAACATTTAACAGTGCCATGCAGACAGCTGGAACCCTTCGTACACTTGCTGACCAATTCTATGTAGAGCTT TATCACAACCAATTCTCATCTGGACAATTTTTGATTTTT aaCTCAAATCTCATTAGGCGTGATGAGACTGTTGCCAGAGCTGGAACTTATTGCCATTCTACTCTCTCAAACCCCCCTGATAGGGGAACTGAGCATGCAGATGCTGAA actgaaaaatatttaaaaactttgATCAACTATGTGGGTGCCTGGATTGGCCCTCTATACCATGTAGTAATTGAACTGAATGTGATGCAAGACGTCCCTGAAACTATCCTTTCAAAAGTCAGGCAGATCGAAGAGAACAAGAGAAAACTCCTGGAAGACCTTAGGTGGATACTCACCAAG gtCTATCCTACAGCTGAGATGAAGGAAGAATTTCCTGCATGGGAACATCTTTCATTCTTAAAATCACAGGGCAAACATTATAAATTGTTGGCAATGTTTAACCTTTCCAACTGCATATACAATGAAACATATCACATTCTATTTTATCTTAGAGAATTGAAGTGTCAGATAACTGGGGAAGATTGCTAA
- the Prl8a9 gene encoding prolactin-8A9 isoform 1 precursor (isoform 1 precursor is encoded by transcript variant 1), giving the protein MVLPLSQPHFSGALLLLVVSNLLLWEKASAIPACMAQKSGCWNPLVETFNSAMQTAGTLRTLADQFYVELYHNQFSSGQFLIFNSNLIRRDETVARAGTYCHSTLSNPPDRGTEHADAETEKYLKTLINYVGAWIGPLYHVVIELNVMQDVPETILSKVRQIEENKRKLLEDLRWILTKVYPTAEMKEEFPAWEHLSFLKSQGKHYKLLAMFNLSNCIYNETYHILFYLRELKCQITGEDC; this is encoded by the exons CAGGTGCACTCCTGCTGCTGGTGGTATCAAACTTGCTGCTGTGGGAGAAAGCTTCAGCAATTCCTGCATGTATGGCACAAAAGAGCGGCTGCTGGAACCCTCTCGTGGAAACATTTAACAGTGCCATGCAGACAGCTGGAACCCTTCGTACACTTGCTGACCAATTCTATGTAGAGCTT TATCACAACCAATTCTCATCTGGACAATTTTTGATTTTT aaCTCAAATCTCATTAGGCGTGATGAGACTGTTGCCAGAGCTGGAACTTATTGCCATTCTACTCTCTCAAACCCCCCTGATAGGGGAACTGAGCATGCAGATGCTGAA actgaaaaatatttaaaaactttgATCAACTATGTGGGTGCCTGGATTGGCCCTCTATACCATGTAGTAATTGAACTGAATGTGATGCAAGACGTCCCTGAAACTATCCTTTCAAAAGTCAGGCAGATCGAAGAGAACAAGAGAAAACTCCTGGAAGACCTTAGGTGGATACTCACCAAG gtCTATCCTACAGCTGAGATGAAGGAAGAATTTCCTGCATGGGAACATCTTTCATTCTTAAAATCACAGGGCAAACATTATAAATTGTTGGCAATGTTTAACCTTTCCAACTGCATATACAATGAAACATATCACATTCTATTTTATCTTAGAGAATTGAAGTGTCAGATAACTGGGGAAGATTGCTAA